The DNA window CTTTGCAAGGTTGTGTTCGTTATTTTTAACATCTCCCGGCAATTGATTTCCCTTGGAAACTAGAACATCCACCAGATCGTAGGCCATTTCAAACACGTTTCTGATGTAGTCATAGTAATCTTTAAACGTGGCCTCATCAGGATTACCCTGTGAAAATGTGAATGCCACCTTCTTTCTCTCCATATCTCCGGCTTCAGGATTGTAAAATGCGAATAATCTGTCTATTAAAAGTTTGGCCTGGGCCGACATCTGACCGAAGTAGAGTGGTGAACCCACGACAAAACCATCAGATTCTCTTAACTCTTTGTAGAACTCCTGCATATCATCTTCTGTAGCACATTGGCTACCGTGAGTTTTGCAGTGCATACATGCTATACATGGTTTTATGTCCATTTTAACCAAATTATAACTTTTTGTTTCGGCTCCTGCCTCTGATGCTCCCTTAAGTATTTCATTAACCAGGACTTCGGTGTTGCTTCCTTCTCTTGGACTACCTGTTAAACCTATAATTTTCATTTTTTTACACCTTTAAAACTATTTTACCTTTAATTTCAGCTTTTAATCAGTGATTTAAAACACTGATCACTATGCAATTGTAACAAACCAACATGAATTACAAATCATAAAAGTGGATGTTTTATGGTTTTTCTGATCAACTGTAATACCGGAAGAGGGACGAATCAGACAAGAGATCTAAAAATATTCACATAACAACCAAAGCCCATCACATCAAAACCGAGGTTCAGAAGTTATCCAAAAAATGGAATGAAAAACTGTTTCAGGGATTTACAAACTCCGAAAGGGAGGAGATGATGAGCTACCTCATGAGAATGGTTGAAAATATAAATCAAAAATAGGAAATCAATCCATCTAAAACTTCTCAGCCGATCTACATAAGATGTTTAAAATATTAAAAGAATAGATTTATCAACGTTTCAAGAGTAGGTAAACTGTTCTAAGTGGTATTTTAAGTTTTTCAGAGATTTTTTTGGCGGGCATTCCCTTGCTGTAGAGTCTTTTAACCTCTTTAGTTTTTTCTGCACTGTACTTTACTTTACGACCCCTTTTTAGGCTGCTGTTTTTCAAGTAGTATACTGTCTTCACTGGGAGGTTGAGTTTCTTTGAAATTTCCTTGGGACTCTCACCTTTATCAAGCATTACCTGAATTTTTGAGGCCTCTGAAGAGCTGTACTTCTTAGGCCTGCCTCTTTTAAGTACTGGTTCCACCTCTATACCAAGTTCATCCAGTGCTTCGATGTACTTCTTAGCTATTCTGGAGTAGATACTTATGGGACAGTTGATCTTCTTTAGATCAGGGTTGTTGTCCAGCACTTCCATAATCTTTCTAGATGAAAGCGGTTCATTGATGTACAGTATTTCCGTCAAATGAAATCAACTCTTAAAAATTTATATTATTAACTCTTTATTAAATCAAGGAATTTTTTAGCCTTCTTAGTCTGGGGTTTTCCGAAGGTTTTAAACTTAGTTATTTCAGCTTCTACATCTTTAGGGTCTGTGTTGAACACCCTAGCAGCTGCTTCAAGCGGTAGTTTGCCTTCGGTGTTTAAAAGTGCTGCTCCAGCTGCATTGGGATTGGTTTTAACGTGAAGGCCCTTCATCTTGTTTTCTATTTCAAATTTTTTCATGAGGACATTCTTCATGTTTGAAACGTATTCAATTTTCTCGTGCATGTATCCCTTTAAGATTTCCACTACATCGGGATTGAAGTCTTCAAAGGCTCTGAGCTGGTTAGTGTCTAGTGATGGTCTGATGTTTGGGAAGGGTCCTACATACTTGTTTCTTCTGTCGAAGCTTGATGTGATGTACCATCTGAGTATATCCCAGAGTATGAGTATTCGCGGTACCTCCAGGTAGATCTCAGATCTTAACTTTTCACGGACTGTTATGTCCTTTCTAAGTTCTTTATCGAGCTTACCATTCTCTTCTAGTCCTTCCTTGAAGAGTCTGTCTTCGAGTATTTCCTTTTTGATCTGTTCAATATCATCTGGATCTTCAACCAGTTTCCTTGCAAGTTCCCTTGATTCCTTCAACACGTGATCGTAACGTTCAAGTTTGTTCATGTTCGTTATATTGGCCTCCAACACACTTCCAAAAACTTGGCCGGCTTTGTTTTCGGCTAGTCTAACGTATGCTATGGAAAGGGCAGTTTGAACATGTTTATCATTTATGAGTGATGGTTTTTTCCTGTGAAACTGCATGAACTCTATTCTTGCATCTGATCCGTATTTATTACGTATTTCACGTTCGTAGTTCATCTGATCGTCTGCATCAATATTAACACGTTTTCTAACCCATCTATCTCCCTGGAACACCTTGATAACCATGGAAACTGTTTTGACAATCCCTCTTTTTTCCTGTTTGAGGCTTCTCACTATTCTTCTAAAAGCATCCCTTCCTAGGGGGCTGAGTTCACTCATCTTAACCATATAATCCCCGGAAAGTGGGAGGTAGTTGATGATTTCAAGCCTGTAAATACCTTGATCATTCACTTTCATTTGTATCTGGTCTGAGCCACATTTGCAGTTGCCGTTTACCAGGGTTTCAAGTTCGTGGCCGTTAATGTTCTCACCACAGTTTCCACAGGAAAATACTGCGTACTCCTCAAGATGTCCAATTGCTATTTTATGGGATGCAATGGCAGATTTAACCCTGTCGAGTATGTTCTTTTTAGCTGCAGCATTCATTCTGAAGTACTGTGTGTGTTTGTTAACATCGTAGATGTCATCAACCTTCATCTCTGATTTGCTTGTTCTGCCGTACTTCATGAGAGATTTATAGGGTGTTTTGTAACCCTTGATCTCCATGGTATCCCTCAGTTCTAACAAGTCGTCCAAGGTGTTTTTAAGCTGGTGGTAGATGTTTATGAAGTCTTTGAAGTTGTTGATGTTGTCAATTTTAAGGGGGTTGCGTCTTATTCCGTCTAGGAATTTTTCTGTTTTTGCAATCAGTACTGATTCATTCATTTTATTTGTTCACCAACATCAGCGTCTTCAACAGTTAAAAGACTCATGTTGTCGGTTGCAAGCAACATGCCCTCTGATTTGATGCCGAACAGTTTGGCTGGTGGTAAATTTGTAAGGACTATTACCTTTCTTCCCTTTATTTCCTCTGGTGTGTACTTCTTGGCCACTCCTGCAACCACTTGGATCTGGCTTTCTCCAATGTCCACCATTAGTTTGAGTAGATTGTCTGATTTTTTAACATTTTCAGCTTCTAATACTTGTCCAACTCTGAGATCCATGGATGCGAATGTGTCTATTGATACTTCTTCCTTCATTGTTTCTTCTTCCTTCAAATTTTCGTACAGTAATTCTTTTTGAGCGTTTATAACATCATCTTCTATCTTTAAAAAGATTGGTTTTGGTTCGGCAATTTCATGGCCCTCTTCCATGAACTTTGCTCCATCATCCCAATTTAGAACTGGGTCGATTTTGAGTGTTTTAAATATTTCAAGGGTTTTAACAGGTAGGTATGGTGTGAGTGAGACTGCAAGAGTTTTAGCCAGTTGATTGGCCAAGTATAAACAGTTTGCTGCACCTGCCTTATCAGTTTTAACAGCTTTCCATGGTTCTTTGTCGTTGAAGTACTTGTTACCGTACTTGGAAAGTTTGATTATTTCCATCATTCCCTCTCTGAACTTGAACTCTTCAATGAGCCCTCCAACTAGTTTTGGTAACGCTTTGATCTTGGTTTCAAATTCCCTGTCGTAGTCATCAAACTCTCCAGGTGCTGGTAGTTTTCCATCGAAGAACCTGTTTGTGAAGGTGAAGGTTCGGTGTAGGAAATTTCCTATAACATCTGCAAGTTCGTCGTTAACCCTTCGCTGGAAGTCGTCCCATGAGAAGTCAGTGTCCTTAGATAGTGGGGCGTTTGCAACAAGGTAATACCTTAGTATGTCGCTGTCAAAGTTCTTTATGAAATCCGATACCCATATAACCCAGTTCTTACTGGTTGACATTTTACTGCCTTCCAGGGAGAGGTACTCTCCTGCTATAACTGTGTAGGGTAGTTTGCATCCGTAGGCCATGAGGAGTGCTGGCCAGAATATGCTGTGGTGGTAGATTATGTCCTTACCAATGAAGTGTAGTGGTCTGTCGTTCCAGTACTCTTCCCATGGTTTTCCTGTTTTTTCAGACCATTGGGCTGCCGAGGATATGTAGCCTAGAAATGCTTCTCCCCACACGTAGATAATTTTTCCCTCTGCACCTTCAAGGGGTACTGGTATTCCCCATTCCATGTCCCTGGTGAGTATCCAATCTTTGAGTCCTTCTTTAAGCCATTGTAGTGCATAGTTTCGGACGTTTGGTGGTAGTTCGTGGTTTCCTTCTATCCACTCTTGAAGTTGGTCTTGGAAGTGGCTTAGTTTGAAGAAGTACTGTTTGGATTCTCTGATCTCTGGTGTTGAGCCACATATTTGACACTGAGGTTCTAAAAGTTGGGTTGGTTCCAAGTGTCTTCCACAGCTTTCGCAGTGGTCTCCCCTTGCACCTTCTGTTTCACAAAATGGACAGGTTCCTTCCACGTACCTGTCCGGTAAAAATCTGCCACACTCTTCACAGTAGGGTTGTTTTATTACTTTTTCGTAGATATAACCCTTTTCATAGAGTTTTAAAAAGAAGTTCTGTGATATTTCGTAGTGTTTGGGA is part of the Methanobacterium lacus genome and encodes:
- a CDS encoding flavodoxin family protein, whose protein sequence is MKIIGLTGSPREGSNTEVLVNEILKGASEAGAETKSYNLVKMDIKPCIACMHCKTHGSQCATEDDMQEFYKELRESDGFVVGSPLYFGQMSAQAKLLIDRLFAFYNPEAGDMERKKVAFTFSQGNPDEATFKDYYDYIRNVFEMAYDLVDVLVSKGNQLPGDVKNNEHNLAKAKKIGKEMASKMF
- a CDS encoding helix-turn-helix domain-containing protein, coding for MTEILYINEPLSSRKIMEVLDNNPDLKKINCPISIYSRIAKKYIEALDELGIEVEPVLKRGRPKKYSSSEASKIQVMLDKGESPKEISKKLNLPVKTVYYLKNSSLKRGRKVKYSAEKTKEVKRLYSKGMPAKKISEKLKIPLRTVYLLLKR
- a CDS encoding DUF530 domain-containing protein; the protein is MNESVLIAKTEKFLDGIRRNPLKIDNINNFKDFINIYHQLKNTLDDLLELRDTMEIKGYKTPYKSLMKYGRTSKSEMKVDDIYDVNKHTQYFRMNAAAKKNILDRVKSAIASHKIAIGHLEEYAVFSCGNCGENINGHELETLVNGNCKCGSDQIQMKVNDQGIYRLEIINYLPLSGDYMVKMSELSPLGRDAFRRIVRSLKQEKRGIVKTVSMVIKVFQGDRWVRKRVNIDADDQMNYEREIRNKYGSDARIEFMQFHRKKPSLINDKHVQTALSIAYVRLAENKAGQVFGSVLEANITNMNKLERYDHVLKESRELARKLVEDPDDIEQIKKEILEDRLFKEGLEENGKLDKELRKDITVREKLRSEIYLEVPRILILWDILRWYITSSFDRRNKYVGPFPNIRPSLDTNQLRAFEDFNPDVVEILKGYMHEKIEYVSNMKNVLMKKFEIENKMKGLHVKTNPNAAGAALLNTEGKLPLEAAARVFNTDPKDVEAEITKFKTFGKPQTKKAKKFLDLIKS
- the metG gene encoding methionine--tRNA ligase, which encodes MTKVLISSALPYANGPCHLGHLRSTYIPADIYARYNRMKGNDVLFVCATDEHGTPIAVKAEKEGKPPKEVAGRYHEMIKTDLESCNISLDSFTRTTDPKHYEISQNFFLKLYEKGYIYEKVIKQPYCEECGRFLPDRYVEGTCPFCETEGARGDHCESCGRHLEPTQLLEPQCQICGSTPEIRESKQYFFKLSHFQDQLQEWIEGNHELPPNVRNYALQWLKEGLKDWILTRDMEWGIPVPLEGAEGKIIYVWGEAFLGYISSAAQWSEKTGKPWEEYWNDRPLHFIGKDIIYHHSIFWPALLMAYGCKLPYTVIAGEYLSLEGSKMSTSKNWVIWVSDFIKNFDSDILRYYLVANAPLSKDTDFSWDDFQRRVNDELADVIGNFLHRTFTFTNRFFDGKLPAPGEFDDYDREFETKIKALPKLVGGLIEEFKFREGMMEIIKLSKYGNKYFNDKEPWKAVKTDKAGAANCLYLANQLAKTLAVSLTPYLPVKTLEIFKTLKIDPVLNWDDGAKFMEEGHEIAEPKPIFLKIEDDVINAQKELLYENLKEEETMKEEVSIDTFASMDLRVGQVLEAENVKKSDNLLKLMVDIGESQIQVVAGVAKKYTPEEIKGRKVIVLTNLPPAKLFGIKSEGMLLATDNMSLLTVEDADVGEQIK